The following proteins are encoded in a genomic region of Montipora foliosa isolate CH-2021 chromosome 8, ASM3666993v2, whole genome shotgun sequence:
- the LOC137967687 gene encoding heparan sulfate glucosamine 3-O-sulfotransferase 5-like: MARRMIIRNVLLGSVFLSTCVVFFFVYQSIQFPILLTVIPSDEDVYGISPFFRKQSGNATDYSREVLYTVSENKRKQERRLPNALVIGIRKGGTRAILEFLARHPSVKACKQEVHFFDRQENYVRGLNWYRDQMPLSFSNETTMEKTPAYFVTDDVPRKIFQMSPSIKLLVVVRDPTIRAMSDYAQVLENNNGSLSRSFESYVTEGPQHRILRKNSRFVTIGIYVDHLNKWLEYFPLKQIHFISGEELIKNPVHELKLVEIFLGLKPFFSENLFYYNATKGFFCLKSGCLAKSKGRRHPLVDEDVVKLLRDFYRPLNKDFYSAVGRNFGWS, from the coding sequence ATGGCGAGAAGGATGATAATACGGAATGTTCTATTGGGGAGTGTATTCCTGTCAACATGTGTGGTATTCTTCTTCGTTTACCAGAGCATACAGTTTCCAATATTGCTAACGGTAATACCGAGTGATGAAGATGTATACGGAATCTCCCCTTTCTTTCGGAAGCAAAGCGGAAATGCAACAGACTACTCCAGAGAGGTTCTATATACCGTCtcagaaaataaaagaaaacaagaaagacGCTTACCAAATGCTCTTGTTATCGGAATAAGAAAAGGAGGTACAAGGGCTATCCTTGAGTTTTTGGCTCGTCATCCAAGCGTGAAAGCCTGTAAGCAAGAAGTTCACTTCTTTGATAGACAGGAAAACTATGTTCGTGGACTCAACTGGTACAGAGACCAGATGCCGCTGTCTTTTTCTAACGAAACAACAATGGAGAAAACGCCGGCCTACTTTGTCACTGATGACGTGCCCAGAAAGATCTTTCAAATGTCCCCTTCTATTAAGTTGTTGGTAGTGGTACGGGATCCCACGATCCGCGCGATGTCAGATTACGCGCAAGTGCTTGAAAATAACAACGGTTCTCTGAGCCGATCCTTCGAGAGTTACGTCACTGAGGGTCCGCAGCATCGCATTCTTCGTAAGAACAGTCGATTCGTCACCATTGGTATTTACGTTGATCATTTAAACAAATGGCTTGAATACTTTCCTCTAAAGCAGATTCACTTCATCAGTGGGGAAGAGTTGATCAAGAATCCAGTGCATGAATTGAAATTAGTTGAGATTTTCTTGGGTTTAAAGCCATTCTTCAGCGAAAACTTATTTTACTACAACGCCACTAAGGGTTTCTTTTGTCTTAAGTCAGGATGCCTCGCAAAATCCAAGGGTCGACGCCACCCACTTGTTGATGAGGATGTAGTGAAGCTGTTGCGTGATTTCTACAGGCCTCTGAACAAAGACTTTTATAGTGCTGTAGGACGAAACTTTGGCTGGAGCTAG